A genomic region of Gemmatimonadota bacterium contains the following coding sequences:
- a CDS encoding sigma-70 family RNA polymerase sigma factor produces MAGGGAGSRSGGGDLPPGEDSDEALVRAVRNGDRDALETLVRRYLRPVHAVAASFFAEPEEVEDTAQETFLRALGALDGYDPRRPFAPWLYQIARNVARNRLAARARWKLEELPLGGMESPDPGPEVEMERTEARDRVVAGLMRLPEQRRTAFRLVDVEEMSAEDAGRIMGLTPGTVRSHVHHARRELRKALGEYAEAPREGGG; encoded by the coding sequence ATGGCGGGAGGGGGAGCCGGGTCGCGGTCGGGTGGAGGGGACCTTCCTCCCGGAGAGGATTCCGACGAGGCGCTCGTCCGAGCGGTTCGGAACGGGGACCGGGATGCGCTCGAGACGCTCGTTCGACGCTACCTCCGCCCCGTGCACGCGGTGGCAGCCTCCTTCTTCGCCGAGCCGGAGGAGGTGGAGGACACGGCACAGGAGACATTTCTCCGGGCCCTGGGGGCGCTCGATGGGTACGATCCCCGCCGCCCCTTCGCCCCCTGGCTCTATCAGATTGCACGCAATGTGGCACGGAACCGGCTCGCTGCCCGGGCCCGGTGGAAGCTGGAGGAACTCCCCTTGGGAGGGATGGAAAGTCCCGATCCGGGTCCGGAGGTGGAGATGGAGCGGACCGAAGCGCGAGACCGGGTGGTAGCCGGCCTGATGCGGCTCCCGGAGCAGCGGAGGACAGCCTTCAGACTCGTGGACGTGGAGGAAATGTCCGCGGAGGACGCGGGACGCATCATGGGACTCACCCCGGGTACGGTGCGATCCCATGTGCATCATGCGCGAAGGGAGTTGAGGAAGGCGCTGGGCGAGTACGCCGAAGCCCCACGAGAGGGAGGAGGGTGA
- a CDS encoding type II toxin-antitoxin system VapC family toxin produces the protein MIFVDSNVPMYLVGAPHPHKSDAQHLLERAIARGERLVTSAEVLQEILHRYVAIERREAIQPAFDVLLGVADEVFSVELEDIERAKRILDGLAAASARDAIHAAVMVRRRISRILTFDRAFDTIPGIDRVV, from the coding sequence GTGATCTTCGTCGACTCCAACGTCCCGATGTACCTGGTGGGCGCTCCCCACCCGCACAAGTCGGACGCGCAGCATCTGCTCGAACGGGCGATCGCCCGGGGGGAGCGCCTGGTGACGAGCGCCGAAGTCCTCCAGGAGATTCTGCACCGGTACGTCGCGATCGAGCGAAGGGAGGCCATACAGCCGGCCTTCGACGTTTTGCTCGGGGTGGCGGATGAGGTCTTTTCTGTAGAACTCGAGGACATCGAACGAGCGAAACGGATCCTGGATGGTTTGGCCGCCGCCTCAGCACGCGATGCAATCCACGCCGCGGTCATGGTGCGCCGGCGAATCTCACGCATCCTGACTTTCGATCGCGCCTTCGACACGATCCCCGGGATCGATCGGGTCGTCTGA
- a CDS encoding arsenite methyltransferase, with translation MSQETKAIVREKYGEAAQRAASGEKGSCCGTSCCGGEAKDPITSDLYDEVTTASLPEQAVLASLGCGNPTALAELNEGEVVLDLGSGGGIDVLLSAKRVGPTGKAYGLDMTDEMLALARKNAAAAGATNVEFLKGDIESIPLPNESVDVIISNCVINLSTDKRQVLQEAFRVLKPGGRFAVSDVVVRGEIPTEVRRSMELWVGCVAGALEEKEFEGLLREVGFENPSLEPTRVYDFEDARQLLGDAGLEADAIAADVEGRLISAFVRARKPAV, from the coding sequence ATGTCGCAGGAAACGAAGGCCATCGTGCGGGAAAAGTACGGAGAGGCGGCGCAGCGCGCGGCATCCGGAGAAAAAGGGTCGTGCTGCGGCACTTCCTGCTGCGGAGGCGAAGCGAAGGATCCGATCACGAGCGACCTCTACGACGAGGTGACCACGGCATCCCTCCCGGAACAGGCGGTCCTCGCCTCGCTCGGATGTGGAAATCCGACGGCCCTCGCGGAGCTGAACGAAGGGGAAGTCGTTCTCGACCTCGGAAGCGGAGGAGGGATCGATGTCCTCCTCTCGGCCAAGAGGGTCGGCCCCACGGGAAAGGCCTACGGGCTCGACATGACGGACGAGATGCTCGCGCTCGCGCGAAAGAACGCCGCGGCCGCGGGTGCCACCAACGTCGAGTTCCTCAAGGGCGACATCGAGAGCATCCCACTTCCGAACGAGAGTGTAGACGTGATCATCAGCAACTGCGTGATCAACCTCTCGACCGACAAGCGGCAGGTGCTCCAGGAGGCCTTTCGCGTCCTGAAGCCGGGCGGACGCTTCGCCGTCTCCGACGTGGTCGTGCGCGGCGAGATTCCCACCGAGGTGCGGCGGAGCATGGAGCTCTGGGTGGGATGCGTGGCGGGCGCGCTCGAGGAGAAGGAATTCGAAGGGCTTCTCCGCGAAGTGGGATTCGAGAACCCGAGTCTCGAGCCGACGCGCGTGTACGACTTCGAGGATGCGAGGCAGCTGCTCGGCGACGCCGGCCTGGAAGCGGATGCGATCGCCGCCGACGTGGAGGGCCGACTGATTTCCGCCTTCGTCCGGGCGCGGAAGCCGGCGGTTTGA
- a CDS encoding antitoxin codes for MSKRLQVVFSEKEYREIKRSAQRQGLTLSEWVRRSLAESRASEPETDAAKKLAAVRFAARHGFPTADIEQMLREIEQGYVGGS; via the coding sequence ATGAGCAAGCGTCTTCAGGTCGTCTTCAGCGAGAAGGAATACCGCGAGATCAAGCGGTCCGCCCAGCGGCAGGGGCTGACGCTCTCCGAATGGGTGCGTCGCTCCCTGGCCGAGTCGCGGGCATCGGAACCCGAGACGGATGCCGCGAAGAAGCTGGCAGCCGTTCGTTTCGCCGCCCGACATGGCTTTCCCACCGCCGACATCGAGCAGATGCTCCGCGAGATCGAGCAGGGATACGTCGGGGGATCGTGA
- a CDS encoding serine hydrolase domain-containing protein yields MFDVIGFHAYPLLFAVLLTAPAPAMTDVDNPVEARLGTPAEIEWLEVDMSRRELRVSEGTTVEVRGSGSLQFRNGRRVIEFPESLIVLIDGAEVAGSGTAEAGAEVVLISESGEIRWTLRQAFSIPREEGTTISDDDPEATAAIETIEQIQFFLRVGTDGVTTFFHPTDQDVSRAEPRRPDPWPPARAARHVAVRSELDTYFARLAQFGFSGTVSFAEGDDLVFADAYGLADREDRRPFLPSTILTIGSITKSFTAAAVLKLQDMGLLAVADAITVYLDDVPADKQEITLHQLLTHTSGLKRNGLEGGDLNLEATRDAVLRDVLRSELLSPPGAAYSYSNVGYSLLAVIVENALGLSYEEFVYRYLLVPSGMFRTGYLLPSYRSEELAAGYLDGERLDPVIRLPMLADGPTWNLRGNGGLHSDSYDMFRWFVALRSYKVLSTDALNAMTEAHVDQGDGNLFYGYGLDVGRTSVGTRELSHRGGNGYFSAAFHWLPDEDYMFFIGSNAASQVNMTRLSGTVKSILLGEPYALPPLLASVPAATLREYEGSYLFLEGDSVVVTHVDGALVLRGSGDYGIQAVLGGTRTLADAQVEGLAQRSLALLEAEFRGDFEPKYEAMGGTTSILDLERYHQYDRENWDDQFGPLERIDIAAAAGEADEVEIVVRLNFMRGAGAQIHTWREERLANISVIPDWREFDFSRTVFPISDTEFESFTTGSAIRAMIRIEREDQALDAARSIVFPLHPDTPRAQPASGG; encoded by the coding sequence ATGTTCGACGTCATAGGCTTTCATGCCTACCCGTTGCTCTTTGCCGTCCTGTTGACAGCCCCCGCACCTGCCATGACCGATGTCGATAACCCGGTCGAGGCTCGTCTCGGCACTCCGGCTGAGATCGAGTGGCTGGAGGTCGACATGTCGCGCCGCGAGCTCCGTGTTTCCGAAGGCACTACTGTGGAAGTGAGGGGAAGTGGTAGCCTTCAATTCCGAAATGGGCGACGCGTCATCGAATTTCCGGAGTCCCTCATCGTATTGATCGACGGCGCCGAGGTCGCGGGGTCTGGAACAGCCGAGGCCGGCGCGGAGGTCGTATTGATCTCGGAGAGCGGTGAGATCCGCTGGACGCTGCGGCAGGCGTTCAGCATCCCTCGCGAAGAGGGGACGACAATTTCCGACGACGATCCAGAGGCGACGGCTGCCATCGAGACCATCGAGCAGATCCAGTTCTTCCTGCGGGTCGGAACCGACGGAGTCACGACGTTCTTCCACCCGACCGACCAGGATGTGAGCCGTGCGGAACCACGCCGTCCGGACCCTTGGCCCCCCGCTCGGGCCGCGCGACACGTGGCTGTGCGGTCGGAGCTCGACACATATTTCGCGCGCTTGGCACAGTTCGGATTTTCCGGCACGGTGTCATTCGCCGAAGGCGACGACCTCGTCTTCGCCGATGCTTACGGGCTGGCGGATCGCGAGGACCGAAGACCCTTCCTGCCGTCGACAATCCTCACGATCGGATCCATCACCAAGTCCTTCACGGCGGCTGCCGTGCTCAAGCTCCAGGACATGGGGCTCCTGGCGGTGGCGGATGCGATCACCGTCTATCTGGACGACGTGCCCGCGGACAAACAGGAGATTACGCTCCACCAGTTGCTGACGCACACATCTGGGCTGAAACGCAACGGCCTGGAGGGCGGTGATCTGAACCTCGAAGCCACTCGCGATGCCGTCCTGAGAGATGTTCTCCGGAGTGAACTTCTGTCACCTCCCGGCGCCGCGTACAGCTACTCCAACGTCGGATACTCGCTTCTCGCAGTCATCGTCGAGAACGCTTTGGGGCTCTCATACGAGGAATTCGTTTATCGGTACCTGCTCGTCCCTTCCGGCATGTTCCGCACGGGATACCTCCTGCCGTCCTATCGATCCGAAGAGCTGGCTGCGGGTTATCTCGACGGAGAGCGCCTGGATCCCGTGATTCGCCTGCCCATGCTCGCAGATGGGCCGACGTGGAACCTGAGGGGCAACGGCGGGCTGCACTCGGACAGCTACGATATGTTCCGGTGGTTCGTCGCATTGCGGTCCTACAAAGTGTTGTCGACCGACGCTCTGAACGCCATGACCGAGGCCCACGTGGACCAGGGGGACGGGAATCTGTTCTACGGCTATGGGTTGGATGTCGGAAGAACCTCCGTTGGGACGCGCGAACTCTCGCACCGCGGAGGCAATGGCTACTTCTCGGCCGCGTTCCACTGGCTTCCGGATGAAGACTACATGTTCTTCATCGGATCGAACGCCGCCTCTCAGGTCAACATGACTCGCCTGTCGGGGACGGTGAAATCCATCCTTCTGGGGGAGCCCTATGCGCTGCCCCCACTCCTGGCCTCCGTACCGGCTGCGACGCTGCGCGAGTATGAGGGGAGCTACCTCTTCCTCGAAGGCGACAGCGTGGTCGTGACGCACGTGGACGGCGCCCTCGTACTTCGCGGCAGCGGCGACTACGGTATTCAGGCTGTGCTGGGCGGCACAAGAACGCTGGCCGATGCTCAGGTTGAAGGGCTGGCGCAGCGGTCGCTGGCCCTGCTCGAAGCCGAGTTCAGGGGTGATTTCGAGCCCAAGTACGAGGCCATGGGAGGAACTACGTCAATCCTGGATCTCGAGCGCTATCACCAGTACGATCGGGAGAATTGGGACGATCAGTTCGGACCCCTCGAGCGGATCGATATCGCGGCGGCCGCCGGGGAAGCAGATGAAGTCGAGATCGTCGTTCGGCTGAATTTCATGCGAGGAGCCGGGGCCCAGATCCATACCTGGCGGGAGGAGCGGCTCGCGAACATCTCGGTTATCCCCGATTGGAGGGAATTCGACTTCAGCCGGACCGTCTTCCCCATCTCGGACACAGAATTCGAATCATTCACGACCGGCTCGGCGATTCGGGCCATGATTCGGATCGAGCGAGAGGATCAGGCGCTGGACGCCGCTCGCTCCATCGTCTTTCCTCTGCATCCAGATACGCCGCGCGCGCAACCTGCCTCGGGGGGGTGA
- a CDS encoding molybdopterin cofactor-binding domain-containing protein: MGKWTRRAFIGAGTVVGGGLVLGVGGIVFAPNRLRSLPDRTGGGEGERLTTWIKITPDNDVVVVIPHCEMGQGAVTGLAMMLAEELEADWSRVRIEEAPADDVFANGYLFRAFAEEFGLEVPRWLERALDFGAYKVAGIADLQMTGGSTSTRATGQFGMRVAGATAKVMLLEAAARRFDVTTEELTARDSRITHGPSGRSATYGELATEAAALDVPRHPPLKSRAEYRLVGTPTQRRDIPDKVTGNAQFGIDVALPDMWYAAIVAAPIPGGVLRGVDPAPAMAVAGVREVVQLENAVAVVADGYWQATQGLRALTPDFSDGGVGAVDSERIYANHAAALDAEGTDETVPGATRTVSAEYRVPYLAHATMEPMCATARFEEGRLEVWAGTQDPLNARRAAAAAAGIDADDVLMHNLHLGGGFGRRLPGTFDYVEQAVKIAQAVSPRAVKLIWSREEDMQHGYYRPTVLSRMRGELDANGRPLRWSHLFTGSRLMDSSAATPAYAIENLDIRAVDPPRHLRTGSWRSVASSQHGFFMESFVDELASAAGEDPFEYRRSLLNDEPRHRAVLERAAEMAGWGSAPPEGRARGIAIVQSFGTVVAEVGEVGLDANGAIRVYRVDAAVDCGLVVNPDQAVAQIEGGIIFGLSAALFHEITVRGGAVEQRSFPDYEMIRLANAPQVNVAFLDSDAPMGGLGEPGVPPIAPAVANAVFALTGQRLRTLPLRLS; this comes from the coding sequence ATGGGTAAGTGGACGCGGCGCGCCTTCATCGGGGCCGGAACTGTCGTCGGGGGCGGACTCGTCCTCGGCGTGGGGGGAATCGTCTTCGCGCCGAACCGCCTTCGCAGCCTTCCGGATCGTACGGGAGGGGGCGAGGGCGAGCGCCTGACGACCTGGATCAAGATCACTCCCGACAATGATGTCGTCGTCGTCATTCCCCACTGCGAGATGGGGCAGGGAGCGGTGACAGGGCTCGCGATGATGCTCGCCGAAGAGCTCGAGGCCGATTGGAGCCGGGTGCGGATCGAGGAAGCTCCGGCCGACGACGTCTTCGCGAATGGCTATCTCTTCCGCGCTTTCGCGGAGGAATTCGGGCTCGAGGTGCCGCGGTGGCTCGAACGGGCGCTCGACTTCGGGGCCTACAAGGTCGCGGGAATCGCGGACCTGCAGATGACCGGGGGAAGCACGAGCACGCGCGCGACCGGACAGTTCGGGATGCGCGTCGCGGGAGCGACGGCGAAGGTCATGCTCCTGGAAGCCGCGGCGAGGCGCTTCGACGTGACGACCGAAGAGCTCACGGCGCGCGATTCGCGGATCACTCATGGGCCTTCCGGTCGCAGCGCGACGTATGGCGAGCTCGCGACCGAGGCCGCCGCGCTCGATGTACCTCGACATCCGCCGCTCAAGTCCCGAGCGGAGTACCGCCTCGTCGGAACGCCCACGCAGAGGAGGGACATTCCGGACAAGGTGACCGGGAATGCCCAATTCGGCATCGACGTTGCGCTCCCCGACATGTGGTATGCCGCGATCGTCGCCGCGCCGATTCCAGGCGGCGTTCTACGCGGCGTGGATCCAGCTCCGGCCATGGCGGTGGCCGGAGTACGCGAGGTCGTCCAGTTGGAAAATGCGGTGGCGGTTGTCGCGGACGGCTATTGGCAGGCGACCCAAGGGCTCCGCGCGCTCACCCCGGACTTCTCGGACGGCGGGGTCGGAGCGGTGGACAGCGAGCGAATTTACGCCAATCACGCGGCGGCGCTGGATGCGGAAGGTACGGACGAGACTGTGCCCGGAGCCACGCGCACGGTTTCCGCGGAGTACCGCGTCCCCTATCTCGCGCACGCCACGATGGAGCCGATGTGCGCGACAGCGCGTTTCGAGGAAGGCCGCCTCGAAGTGTGGGCTGGGACGCAGGATCCCCTGAATGCGCGCCGGGCGGCGGCGGCCGCCGCGGGGATCGATGCGGACGACGTCCTCATGCACAACCTGCACCTCGGGGGTGGCTTCGGGCGCCGGCTCCCCGGAACCTTCGACTACGTCGAGCAGGCGGTGAAGATCGCCCAGGCGGTCTCTCCTCGCGCGGTGAAGTTGATCTGGAGTCGCGAGGAAGACATGCAGCACGGGTACTATCGTCCGACCGTGCTTTCGCGGATGCGGGGAGAGTTGGACGCGAACGGCCGTCCGCTCCGGTGGAGCCATCTCTTCACCGGGTCGCGGCTCATGGACAGTTCGGCGGCGACACCAGCCTATGCGATCGAGAATCTGGACATCCGGGCCGTGGATCCGCCGAGGCACCTCCGGACCGGCTCCTGGCGCTCGGTGGCCTCGTCGCAGCACGGCTTCTTCATGGAGTCCTTCGTGGACGAGCTTGCGAGCGCCGCGGGAGAAGATCCCTTCGAGTATCGCCGATCCCTCCTCAACGATGAGCCACGCCATCGGGCCGTTCTGGAGCGAGCCGCGGAGATGGCGGGGTGGGGGAGTGCTCCACCGGAGGGACGCGCACGGGGGATCGCCATCGTACAGTCGTTCGGCACGGTCGTGGCGGAAGTCGGAGAGGTCGGGTTGGACGCGAATGGCGCCATCCGCGTGTACCGCGTGGACGCCGCGGTGGATTGCGGACTCGTCGTGAATCCGGATCAGGCCGTGGCCCAGATCGAGGGTGGAATCATCTTCGGCCTCTCCGCGGCCCTCTTCCACGAGATCACTGTGCGGGGCGGGGCTGTCGAGCAACGCAGCTTCCCCGACTACGAGATGATCCGGCTCGCCAACGCCCCGCAGGTAAACGTCGCCTTCCTGGATTCGGACGCCCCGATGGGCGGGCTCGGGGAACCCGGTGTGCCGCCGATCGCACCGGCCGTCGCGAATGCGGTTTTCGCGCTCACGGGACAGAGGCTCCGCACCCTTCCCCTCCGGCTTTCGTAA
- a CDS encoding metalloregulator ArsR/SmtB family transcription factor, with protein sequence MTTKSPNSSLVLRQLQAVAEETRFEIVRLLSDGERCVCELQAALGGAGQSRLSFHLRKLKEAEVVNDRRDGRWVYYSLVPEALEGMRAFLGDTMPREEWRSAQPKARLQTPPKDASCC encoded by the coding sequence ATGACCACCAAGTCCCCCAATTCCAGCCTCGTGCTTCGGCAGCTTCAGGCCGTCGCCGAGGAAACGCGCTTCGAGATCGTGCGGCTGCTGTCGGATGGTGAGCGCTGCGTCTGCGAGCTCCAGGCCGCGCTTGGGGGGGCGGGACAGTCCCGGCTTTCTTTTCACCTCCGGAAGCTGAAGGAGGCGGAGGTCGTCAATGACCGGCGAGACGGACGGTGGGTCTATTACTCGCTGGTGCCGGAAGCGCTCGAGGGAATGAGGGCGTTCCTGGGCGACACGATGCCGAGGGAAGAGTGGCGGTCGGCTCAGCCGAAGGCGCGGCTCCAGACGCCCCCCAAAGACGCGTCTTGCTGTTAG
- a CDS encoding arsenate reductase ArsC, with protein sequence MTDEKIYNVLFLCTGNSARSIIAESILNRVGRGRFRAYSAGSQPRGEVHPDALRRLKNQNYPTGGLRSKSWEEFAKPGAPEMDFVFTVCDDAANEVCPIWPGHPATAHWGLPDPASVKGNEAERQLAFAETMRSLHNRISLFVNLPTRSLDKMSLKQRLDEIGKGKDEASEH encoded by the coding sequence ATGACGGACGAAAAGATCTATAACGTGCTTTTCCTCTGCACGGGGAACTCCGCGCGTTCCATCATCGCGGAGAGCATTCTGAATCGCGTCGGCCGGGGCCGCTTCCGTGCTTATTCGGCGGGGAGCCAGCCGAGGGGCGAGGTGCATCCGGACGCCCTCCGGAGACTGAAGAACCAGAACTACCCGACGGGAGGACTGCGCTCGAAGAGTTGGGAGGAGTTCGCCAAGCCCGGCGCTCCCGAGATGGATTTCGTCTTCACAGTGTGCGACGACGCGGCCAACGAAGTGTGCCCGATCTGGCCGGGCCACCCGGCGACGGCGCACTGGGGCCTTCCCGATCCAGCGTCGGTGAAGGGGAACGAAGCGGAACGTCAGTTGGCGTTTGCGGAGACCATGCGATCCCTGCACAACCGAATCTCGCTCTTCGTAAACCTCCCGACGCGGTCACTCGACAAGATGAGCCTCAAGCAGAGACTCGACGAAATCGGGAAGGGGAAGGACGAAGCGAGCGAGCATTGA
- a CDS encoding PQQ-binding-like beta-propeller repeat protein translates to MKFVSSRAGSPLSVLFALPLVLAGLLSTAHTVTAQGPGVENGQWTYLGGDAWHTRYLPVDQINAENFEQLEVAWEWSSASFGSNTPRATPSYVDGKLITVTGSRRHVVALDPATGELLWSFTEPNTHRWEYSMRQGYGKGVAYAEVDGRGVVYITTPGFFLHALDAETGRPLENWGEGVPIEGFPESGSVDMIADLIEGWGPWEAYEGDYDPYMGIPQELGFITTSSPPIVVNDVVIVGNSAEQGYLQTRVENVPGDILAYDARTGELKWKFHVIPRPGESGHETWENDAWQWTGDVSSWAPMSADPELGLVYIPTNPATIDYYGGHRPGDNLYGTSLIALDVETGERRWHFQMVHHDVWNYDNPAAPILMDVEINGETVPIVAQATKQAFLYVFNRETGEPLWPIEERPVPQSRVPGEQLSATQPFPTRPAPFDLQGRAPEHLIDYTPEIYQAALRVAEENNLFNPPFNPPTADDDPAGAAWNCPGGAGGANITGAQVADPVEGVIFITSQSQCFRLQVRPGDGSPMDGPTQSGKTLSQYVAVATTLGFGGGGTLEGLPIWKGPDGRIVAIDLNTGEHLWTIPNGDASQAAQDRIANHPLLQGVQGVMANRGRAGHSAMVATPTLLMASGQTADDTPHLFAIDKRTGKRLAAVELPGLPRYGMSSYMHEGKQYVVLQLQTGLATLALP, encoded by the coding sequence ATGAAGTTCGTCTCCAGTCGAGCCGGCAGTCCGCTTTCAGTGCTTTTCGCGCTTCCTCTGGTGCTGGCCGGTTTGCTCTCTACCGCGCACACCGTGACTGCCCAGGGACCCGGCGTCGAAAACGGACAGTGGACCTACCTGGGTGGCGACGCCTGGCACACGCGCTACCTGCCCGTGGACCAGATCAACGCCGAGAACTTCGAACAGCTCGAAGTCGCCTGGGAGTGGAGCTCGGCGAGCTTCGGGTCGAACACGCCGCGCGCGACGCCGAGCTACGTGGACGGCAAGCTGATCACGGTGACGGGGAGTCGCCGGCACGTGGTGGCGCTCGATCCCGCGACGGGAGAGCTCCTCTGGAGCTTCACGGAGCCGAACACGCATCGGTGGGAGTACTCGATGCGGCAGGGGTACGGGAAGGGCGTGGCGTACGCCGAGGTGGACGGGCGAGGCGTGGTCTATATCACGACGCCCGGATTTTTCCTCCACGCCCTCGACGCAGAGACGGGACGCCCCCTGGAGAATTGGGGTGAGGGGGTCCCGATCGAAGGGTTCCCCGAGTCGGGGAGCGTGGACATGATCGCCGACCTGATCGAGGGATGGGGTCCGTGGGAGGCCTATGAGGGCGATTACGACCCCTACATGGGGATCCCCCAGGAGCTCGGCTTCATCACGACTTCCTCTCCACCCATTGTCGTGAACGACGTCGTGATCGTCGGAAACTCCGCCGAGCAGGGCTACCTCCAGACCCGCGTGGAGAACGTTCCGGGCGACATCCTCGCGTACGACGCGCGCACGGGCGAGCTCAAGTGGAAGTTCCACGTCATTCCGCGCCCCGGCGAGTCGGGGCACGAGACCTGGGAGAACGATGCCTGGCAGTGGACGGGAGACGTCTCTTCGTGGGCACCGATGTCTGCCGATCCGGAGCTCGGGCTGGTCTACATTCCGACGAATCCGGCGACGATCGACTATTACGGCGGCCATCGACCCGGCGACAATCTTTATGGAACGAGCCTGATCGCCCTCGATGTCGAAACCGGGGAGCGGCGCTGGCACTTCCAGATGGTGCACCACGACGTCTGGAATTACGACAATCCGGCGGCGCCGATCCTGATGGACGTGGAGATTAACGGCGAGACGGTGCCGATCGTCGCGCAGGCGACGAAGCAGGCATTTCTCTACGTCTTCAACCGCGAGACCGGCGAGCCGCTCTGGCCGATCGAGGAGCGCCCGGTTCCGCAGTCGCGAGTGCCGGGAGAGCAGCTTTCGGCGACGCAGCCCTTCCCGACCCGCCCGGCGCCCTTCGACCTGCAGGGGAGGGCACCGGAGCACCTGATCGACTACACGCCCGAGATCTACCAGGCGGCGCTTCGAGTCGCCGAAGAGAACAACCTCTTTAATCCGCCCTTCAATCCGCCGACGGCGGACGACGATCCCGCGGGGGCGGCATGGAACTGCCCAGGCGGGGCAGGGGGCGCAAACATTACGGGCGCACAGGTCGCGGATCCCGTCGAAGGCGTGATCTTCATCACCTCGCAGAGCCAGTGCTTCCGGCTCCAGGTGAGGCCAGGTGACGGATCGCCGATGGACGGTCCGACCCAATCCGGCAAGACGCTCTCGCAATACGTGGCCGTGGCCACGACGCTCGGGTTTGGCGGGGGTGGCACGCTCGAAGGTCTCCCGATCTGGAAGGGACCCGATGGCCGCATCGTCGCGATCGACCTGAACACGGGCGAGCATCTCTGGACGATCCCGAACGGGGATGCGTCGCAGGCGGCGCAGGATCGGATTGCGAATCACCCGCTTCTTCAGGGAGTGCAAGGCGTGATGGCGAACCGCGGGCGCGCCGGACACTCCGCGATGGTCGCGACGCCGACCCTCCTCATGGCCTCGGGCCAGACGGCCGATGACACGCCGCACCTCTTCGCGATCGACAAGCGGACGGGGAAGAGGTTGGCGGCGGTCGAGCTTCCCGGTCTCCCTCGATACGGGATGTCGAGCTATATGCACGAAGGGAAACAGTACGTGGTCCTCCAGCTCCAGACCGGGCTGGCGACGCTGGCCCTTCCGTAG
- a CDS encoding (2Fe-2S)-binding protein — protein sequence MIEFTLNGRPVTLDVDPAMPLLWAIREQAALTGTKFGCGIGACGACMVHLDGAPVRSCVLTTGSVAGRSVTTIEGLAPADGLHPVQAAWIEHQVPQCGYCQSGLIMAVAALLAENPAPTDEEMEAAVSNICRCGTYVRVRRAIRAIAPSPEPSNG from the coding sequence ATGATCGAATTCACGCTGAATGGCCGGCCGGTCACGCTCGACGTGGATCCGGCGATGCCCCTCCTTTGGGCCATTCGGGAGCAGGCCGCCCTCACCGGCACGAAATTCGGCTGCGGCATAGGCGCCTGCGGCGCGTGCATGGTGCATCTCGACGGCGCCCCCGTTCGGTCGTGCGTACTGACGACGGGATCGGTCGCCGGGCGAAGCGTCACGACGATCGAAGGGCTAGCGCCGGCCGACGGCCTTCATCCGGTGCAAGCAGCCTGGATCGAGCATCAGGTGCCCCAATGTGGCTACTGCCAGTCCGGCCTCATTATGGCGGTGGCCGCGCTCCTCGCGGAAAACCCCGCGCCGACCGACGAAGAGATGGAAGCGGCGGTGAGCAACATCTGCCGCTGCGGAACGTACGTGCGCGTACGGCGCGCGATCCGCGCGATCGCCCCGTCCCCGGAGCCCTCCAATGGGTAA